Proteins encoded together in one Coffea arabica cultivar ET-39 chromosome 2c, Coffea Arabica ET-39 HiFi, whole genome shotgun sequence window:
- the LOC113725016 gene encoding cleavage and polyadenylation specificity factor subunit 2-like isoform X3, which translates to MGGSNSGCCLAFTLRYSSSWCFALCHEETWTLCSCFCNGTCVQIRPIDHQVSEFDLFTLDDIDSAFQNITRLTYSQNYHISGKGEGIVIAPHVAGHLLGGTVWKITKDGEDVIYAVDFNHRKERHLNGTVLESFVRPAVLITDAYNALNNQPSRRQRDQEFLDAIMKTLRADGNVLLPVDTAGRVLELILILEQFWEQHKLAYPIFFLTYVSSSTIDYVKSFLEWMSDSIAKSFEHTRDNAFLLRHVKLLINKSDLESVPDGPKVVLASMGSLEAGFSHDIFVEWVSDTKNLILFSERGQFGTLARMLQADPPPKAVKVTMSKRVPLVGEELAAYEEEQNRIKKEEALKASLIKEEESKASLRTELPVNDQMVLDANNTHSSSNAIGQRSEAFRDVLIDGFLPPSTSVAPMFPFYDCSSEWDDFGEVINPDDYVTKDVNIDQMLMPVDGELAGKLDEGSVSLILDTTPSKVVSTELTVQVKCSLIYMDFEGRSDGRSIKSILAHVAPLKLVLVHGSAEATEHLKQHCLQHVCPHVYAPQIEETIDVTSDLCAYKVQLSEKLMSNVLFKKLGEYEIAWVDAEVGKTQNGMLSLLPLSSPAPPHKTVLVGDIKMADFKQFLASKGVQVEFAGGALRCGEYVTLRKVGDASQKGGSAAIQQIILEGPLTEEYYKIREYLYSQFYAP; encoded by the exons ATG GGTGGCTCCAACAGTGGATGCTGTCTTGCTTTCACACTCAGATACTCTTCATCTTGGTGCTTTGCCTTATGCCATGAAGAAACTTGGACTCTCTGCTCCTGTTTTTGCAACGGAACCTGTGTACAGATTAGGCCTATTGACCAT CAAGTATCCGAGTTTGACTTGTTTACATTGGATGATATCGATTCTGCTTTCCAGAACATTACTAGATTAACCTATTCTCAAAACTATCATATTTCTG GGAAGGGAGAAGGAATAGTTATTGCTCCCCATGTAGCTGGTCATCTATTAGGAGGTACAGTTTGGAAGATTACAAAGGATGGGGAAGATGTTATCTATGCTGTTGACTTCAATCATCGTAAAGAGAG GCATTTGAATGGAACTGTCTTGGAGTCATTTGTTCGTCCAGCAGTCTTAATTACAGATGCCTATAATGCCTTGAACAACCAGCCATCAAGACGTCAAAGAGACCAAGAATTTCTGG ATGCCATTATGAAGACCCTAAGAGCAGATGGAAATGTATTATTACCGGTGGATACTGCTGGTCGAGTATTGGAGCTGATACTAATATTGGAACAG TTCTGGGAACAGCATAAATTGGCCTATCCGATATTCTTCCTCACGTATGTGTCATCTAGCACAATTGATTATGTAAAAAGTTTTCTTGAATGGATGAGTGATTCAATAGCGAAGTCTTTTGAGCACACACGTGACAATGCTTTTCTTTTGAG GCATGTCAAACTTTTAATCAACAAGAGTGATCTTGAAAGTGTTCCAGATGGCCCAAAG GTTGTTCTAGCATCCATGGGCAGTCTAGAAGCTGGTTTTTCACACGATATTTTTGTTGAATGGGTTTCTGATACCAAGAATCTTATACTTTTTTCCGAAAGAGGCCAG TTTGGCACTCTAGCTCGTATGCTTCAAGCTGATCCACCGCCTAAAGCTGTTAAAGTTACTATGTCAAAGAGAGTACCCTTGGTTGGGGAAGAATTAGCTGCTTATGAAGAAGAGCAAAATCGAATAAAAAAGGAGGAAGCTCTTAAAGCTTCTCTTATTAAAGAGGAGGAATCAAAAGCATCTCTTAGGACTGAGCTTCCTGTGAATGACCAGATGGTTCTTGATGCTAACAATACCCATAGTTCCTCAAATG CAATTGGCCAACGTAGTGAGGCTTTCAGGGATGTACTAATTGATGGATTCCTACCTCCTTCAACTAGTGTTGCCCCAATGTTCCCATTCTATGACTGCTCGAGTGAATGGGATGATTTTGGTGAAGTCATCAATCCAGATGATTATGTAACTAAAGATGTCAACATTGATCAGATGCTAATGCCT GTTGATGGAGAATTGGCTGGAAAACTTGATGAAGGATCTGTTAGTTTGATACTTGATACAACACCTTCAAAAGTTGTTTCTACTGAGCTGACG GTCCAAGTAAAGTGTTCTTTGATTTATATGGACTTCGAGGGCCGGTCTGATGGCCGATCAATCAAATCAATTCTAGCCCATGTAGCCCCTCTTAAGTTG GTCCTGGTCCATGGATCAGCAGAAGCCACCGAGCATTTGAAGCAACATTGTTTGCAACATGTTTGTCCTCATGTGTATGCTCCCCAGATTGAGGAGACAATAGATGTCACGTCCGATTTGTGTGCCTATAAG GTTCAACTTTCGGAGAAACTAATGAGTAATGTCCTGTTTAAAAAG CTGGGAGAATATGAAATAGCGTGGGTTGATGCTGAAGTGGGGAAGACACAAAATGGCATGTTATCTTTACTTCCTCTTTCATCTCCTGCTCCACCACATAAAACAGTGCTGGTAGGTGATATTAAAATGGCAGATTTCAAGCAGTTTCTTGCAAGCAAGGGTGTCCAG GTGGAATTTGCTGGTGGAGCATTGCGATGTGGGGAGTATGTAACACTGCGCAAAGTGGGAGATGCAAGCCAAAAG GGTGGTAGTGCTGCTATTCAGCAAATCATTCTTGAAGGCCCCTTGACCGAGGAATACTACAAAATCCGGGAGTATCTGTATTCACAATTTTATGCTCCATAG
- the LOC113725016 gene encoding cleavage and polyadenylation specificity factor subunit 2-like isoform X1 has protein sequence MKTPSPTWSPSTALTSSSTAVGTTTLMPLFWSPSPGPTTPPPFYLRNVYHFKFLLKRALTWVAPTVDAVLLSHSDTLHLGALPYAMKKLGLSAPVFATEPVYRLGLLTMYDHYLSRKQVSEFDLFTLDDIDSAFQNITRLTYSQNYHISGKGEGIVIAPHVAGHLLGGTVWKITKDGEDVIYAVDFNHRKERHLNGTVLESFVRPAVLITDAYNALNNQPSRRQRDQEFLDAIMKTLRADGNVLLPVDTAGRVLELILILEQFWEQHKLAYPIFFLTYVSSSTIDYVKSFLEWMSDSIAKSFEHTRDNAFLLRHVKLLINKSDLESVPDGPKVVLASMGSLEAGFSHDIFVEWVSDTKNLILFSERGQFGTLARMLQADPPPKAVKVTMSKRVPLVGEELAAYEEEQNRIKKEEALKASLIKEEESKASLRTELPVNDQMVLDANNTHSSSNAIGQRSEAFRDVLIDGFLPPSTSVAPMFPFYDCSSEWDDFGEVINPDDYVTKDVNIDQMLMPVDGELAGKLDEGSVSLILDTTPSKVVSTELTVQVKCSLIYMDFEGRSDGRSIKSILAHVAPLKLVLVHGSAEATEHLKQHCLQHVCPHVYAPQIEETIDVTSDLCAYKVQLSEKLMSNVLFKKLGEYEIAWVDAEVGKTQNGMLSLLPLSSPAPPHKTVLVGDIKMADFKQFLASKGVQVEFAGGALRCGEYVTLRKVGDASQKGGSAAIQQIILEGPLTEEYYKIREYLYSQFYAP, from the exons ATGAAAACCCCCTCGCCTACTTGGTCTCCGTCGACGGCTTTAACTTCCTCGTCGACTGCGGTTGGAACGACCACTTTGATGCCTCTCTTCTGGAGCCCCTCTCCAGGTCCCACCACCCCACCCCCTTTCTATCTCCGTAATGTGTACCATTTTAAGTTTCTACTAAAGCGCGCACTTACATG GGTGGCTCCAACAGTGGATGCTGTCTTGCTTTCACACTCAGATACTCTTCATCTTGGTGCTTTGCCTTATGCCATGAAGAAACTTGGACTCTCTGCTCCTGTTTTTGCAACGGAACCTGTGTACAGATTAGGCCTATTGACCATGTACGATCACTATCTCTCACGCAAG CAAGTATCCGAGTTTGACTTGTTTACATTGGATGATATCGATTCTGCTTTCCAGAACATTACTAGATTAACCTATTCTCAAAACTATCATATTTCTG GGAAGGGAGAAGGAATAGTTATTGCTCCCCATGTAGCTGGTCATCTATTAGGAGGTACAGTTTGGAAGATTACAAAGGATGGGGAAGATGTTATCTATGCTGTTGACTTCAATCATCGTAAAGAGAG GCATTTGAATGGAACTGTCTTGGAGTCATTTGTTCGTCCAGCAGTCTTAATTACAGATGCCTATAATGCCTTGAACAACCAGCCATCAAGACGTCAAAGAGACCAAGAATTTCTGG ATGCCATTATGAAGACCCTAAGAGCAGATGGAAATGTATTATTACCGGTGGATACTGCTGGTCGAGTATTGGAGCTGATACTAATATTGGAACAG TTCTGGGAACAGCATAAATTGGCCTATCCGATATTCTTCCTCACGTATGTGTCATCTAGCACAATTGATTATGTAAAAAGTTTTCTTGAATGGATGAGTGATTCAATAGCGAAGTCTTTTGAGCACACACGTGACAATGCTTTTCTTTTGAG GCATGTCAAACTTTTAATCAACAAGAGTGATCTTGAAAGTGTTCCAGATGGCCCAAAG GTTGTTCTAGCATCCATGGGCAGTCTAGAAGCTGGTTTTTCACACGATATTTTTGTTGAATGGGTTTCTGATACCAAGAATCTTATACTTTTTTCCGAAAGAGGCCAG TTTGGCACTCTAGCTCGTATGCTTCAAGCTGATCCACCGCCTAAAGCTGTTAAAGTTACTATGTCAAAGAGAGTACCCTTGGTTGGGGAAGAATTAGCTGCTTATGAAGAAGAGCAAAATCGAATAAAAAAGGAGGAAGCTCTTAAAGCTTCTCTTATTAAAGAGGAGGAATCAAAAGCATCTCTTAGGACTGAGCTTCCTGTGAATGACCAGATGGTTCTTGATGCTAACAATACCCATAGTTCCTCAAATG CAATTGGCCAACGTAGTGAGGCTTTCAGGGATGTACTAATTGATGGATTCCTACCTCCTTCAACTAGTGTTGCCCCAATGTTCCCATTCTATGACTGCTCGAGTGAATGGGATGATTTTGGTGAAGTCATCAATCCAGATGATTATGTAACTAAAGATGTCAACATTGATCAGATGCTAATGCCT GTTGATGGAGAATTGGCTGGAAAACTTGATGAAGGATCTGTTAGTTTGATACTTGATACAACACCTTCAAAAGTTGTTTCTACTGAGCTGACG GTCCAAGTAAAGTGTTCTTTGATTTATATGGACTTCGAGGGCCGGTCTGATGGCCGATCAATCAAATCAATTCTAGCCCATGTAGCCCCTCTTAAGTTG GTCCTGGTCCATGGATCAGCAGAAGCCACCGAGCATTTGAAGCAACATTGTTTGCAACATGTTTGTCCTCATGTGTATGCTCCCCAGATTGAGGAGACAATAGATGTCACGTCCGATTTGTGTGCCTATAAG GTTCAACTTTCGGAGAAACTAATGAGTAATGTCCTGTTTAAAAAG CTGGGAGAATATGAAATAGCGTGGGTTGATGCTGAAGTGGGGAAGACACAAAATGGCATGTTATCTTTACTTCCTCTTTCATCTCCTGCTCCACCACATAAAACAGTGCTGGTAGGTGATATTAAAATGGCAGATTTCAAGCAGTTTCTTGCAAGCAAGGGTGTCCAG GTGGAATTTGCTGGTGGAGCATTGCGATGTGGGGAGTATGTAACACTGCGCAAAGTGGGAGATGCAAGCCAAAAG GGTGGTAGTGCTGCTATTCAGCAAATCATTCTTGAAGGCCCCTTGACCGAGGAATACTACAAAATCCGGGAGTATCTGTATTCACAATTTTATGCTCCATAG
- the LOC113725016 gene encoding cleavage and polyadenylation specificity factor subunit 2-like isoform X4, with protein sequence MGGSNSGCCLAFTLRYSSSWCFALCHEETWTLCSCFCNGTCVQIRPIDHVRSLSLTQGKGEGIVIAPHVAGHLLGGTVWKITKDGEDVIYAVDFNHRKERHLNGTVLESFVRPAVLITDAYNALNNQPSRRQRDQEFLDAIMKTLRADGNVLLPVDTAGRVLELILILEQFWEQHKLAYPIFFLTYVSSSTIDYVKSFLEWMSDSIAKSFEHTRDNAFLLRHVKLLINKSDLESVPDGPKVVLASMGSLEAGFSHDIFVEWVSDTKNLILFSERGQFGTLARMLQADPPPKAVKVTMSKRVPLVGEELAAYEEEQNRIKKEEALKASLIKEEESKASLRTELPVNDQMVLDANNTHSSSNAIGQRSEAFRDVLIDGFLPPSTSVAPMFPFYDCSSEWDDFGEVINPDDYVTKDVNIDQMLMPVDGELAGKLDEGSVSLILDTTPSKVVSTELTVQVKCSLIYMDFEGRSDGRSIKSILAHVAPLKLVLVHGSAEATEHLKQHCLQHVCPHVYAPQIEETIDVTSDLCAYKVQLSEKLMSNVLFKKLGEYEIAWVDAEVGKTQNGMLSLLPLSSPAPPHKTVLVGDIKMADFKQFLASKGVQVEFAGGALRCGEYVTLRKVGDASQKGGSAAIQQIILEGPLTEEYYKIREYLYSQFYAP encoded by the exons ATG GGTGGCTCCAACAGTGGATGCTGTCTTGCTTTCACACTCAGATACTCTTCATCTTGGTGCTTTGCCTTATGCCATGAAGAAACTTGGACTCTCTGCTCCTGTTTTTGCAACGGAACCTGTGTACAGATTAGGCCTATTGACCATGTACGATCACTATCTCTCACGCAAG GGAAGGGAGAAGGAATAGTTATTGCTCCCCATGTAGCTGGTCATCTATTAGGAGGTACAGTTTGGAAGATTACAAAGGATGGGGAAGATGTTATCTATGCTGTTGACTTCAATCATCGTAAAGAGAG GCATTTGAATGGAACTGTCTTGGAGTCATTTGTTCGTCCAGCAGTCTTAATTACAGATGCCTATAATGCCTTGAACAACCAGCCATCAAGACGTCAAAGAGACCAAGAATTTCTGG ATGCCATTATGAAGACCCTAAGAGCAGATGGAAATGTATTATTACCGGTGGATACTGCTGGTCGAGTATTGGAGCTGATACTAATATTGGAACAG TTCTGGGAACAGCATAAATTGGCCTATCCGATATTCTTCCTCACGTATGTGTCATCTAGCACAATTGATTATGTAAAAAGTTTTCTTGAATGGATGAGTGATTCAATAGCGAAGTCTTTTGAGCACACACGTGACAATGCTTTTCTTTTGAG GCATGTCAAACTTTTAATCAACAAGAGTGATCTTGAAAGTGTTCCAGATGGCCCAAAG GTTGTTCTAGCATCCATGGGCAGTCTAGAAGCTGGTTTTTCACACGATATTTTTGTTGAATGGGTTTCTGATACCAAGAATCTTATACTTTTTTCCGAAAGAGGCCAG TTTGGCACTCTAGCTCGTATGCTTCAAGCTGATCCACCGCCTAAAGCTGTTAAAGTTACTATGTCAAAGAGAGTACCCTTGGTTGGGGAAGAATTAGCTGCTTATGAAGAAGAGCAAAATCGAATAAAAAAGGAGGAAGCTCTTAAAGCTTCTCTTATTAAAGAGGAGGAATCAAAAGCATCTCTTAGGACTGAGCTTCCTGTGAATGACCAGATGGTTCTTGATGCTAACAATACCCATAGTTCCTCAAATG CAATTGGCCAACGTAGTGAGGCTTTCAGGGATGTACTAATTGATGGATTCCTACCTCCTTCAACTAGTGTTGCCCCAATGTTCCCATTCTATGACTGCTCGAGTGAATGGGATGATTTTGGTGAAGTCATCAATCCAGATGATTATGTAACTAAAGATGTCAACATTGATCAGATGCTAATGCCT GTTGATGGAGAATTGGCTGGAAAACTTGATGAAGGATCTGTTAGTTTGATACTTGATACAACACCTTCAAAAGTTGTTTCTACTGAGCTGACG GTCCAAGTAAAGTGTTCTTTGATTTATATGGACTTCGAGGGCCGGTCTGATGGCCGATCAATCAAATCAATTCTAGCCCATGTAGCCCCTCTTAAGTTG GTCCTGGTCCATGGATCAGCAGAAGCCACCGAGCATTTGAAGCAACATTGTTTGCAACATGTTTGTCCTCATGTGTATGCTCCCCAGATTGAGGAGACAATAGATGTCACGTCCGATTTGTGTGCCTATAAG GTTCAACTTTCGGAGAAACTAATGAGTAATGTCCTGTTTAAAAAG CTGGGAGAATATGAAATAGCGTGGGTTGATGCTGAAGTGGGGAAGACACAAAATGGCATGTTATCTTTACTTCCTCTTTCATCTCCTGCTCCACCACATAAAACAGTGCTGGTAGGTGATATTAAAATGGCAGATTTCAAGCAGTTTCTTGCAAGCAAGGGTGTCCAG GTGGAATTTGCTGGTGGAGCATTGCGATGTGGGGAGTATGTAACACTGCGCAAAGTGGGAGATGCAAGCCAAAAG GGTGGTAGTGCTGCTATTCAGCAAATCATTCTTGAAGGCCCCTTGACCGAGGAATACTACAAAATCCGGGAGTATCTGTATTCACAATTTTATGCTCCATAG
- the LOC113720248 gene encoding blue-light photoreceptor PHR2-like encodes MEAKIEHGMRPSEAMDNGDSDKDGNDQVESSTRSNRHLSDPSDAATLRSASIVWFRNDLRVHDNECLNSANNESMSVLPVYCFDPRDYGKSSSGFDKTGPFRATFLLESVADLRKTLQAKGSDLVVRIGKPEIVLVELAQAVGAEAVYAHREVSHDEVKAEDNIEAVLKEEGVEVKYFWGSTLYHIDDLPFKLTEMPTNYGGFKEKVQGLEVRKTIEALDQVKELPAKGDVEPGEIPSLVDLGLKSLDSLCFFLMSI; translated from the exons ATGGAGGCCAAAATTGAACACGGAATGCGACCATCAGAGGCAATGGACAATGGCGATTCTGACAAGGATGGCAACGATCAAGTGGAGTCATCAACAAGATCAA ATCGCCACCTTTCTGACCCCTCTGACGCCGCCACCCTCCGCAGTGCTTCAATCGTTTGGTTCCGCAACGACCTTCGGGTACACGACAATGAGTGCCTCAACTCTGCCAACAACGAGTCCATGTCAGTCTTGCCCGTCTACTGTTTCGACCCGAGGGACTACGGGAAATCCTCTTCTGGGTTCGATAAGACTGGCCCGTTTAGGGccactttcttgcttgaatccgTCGCCGACTTGAGAAAAACTCTGCAGGCTAAGGGGTCTGATCTTGTGGTGAGAATTGGGAAGCCAGAGATTGTACTGGTGGAGCTGGCGCAGGCCGTTGGGGCGGAAGCTGTGTATGCCCACAGGGAGGTATCGCATGACGAGGTGAAGGCGGAGGATAATATCGAGGCGGTGTTGAAAGAGGAAGGAGTGGAGGTTAAGTACTTTTGGGGAAGCACATTGTATCATATTGACGATTTGCCCTTTAAATTGACGGAAATGCCGACTAACTACGGCGGGTTTAAGGAGAAAGTGCAGGGATTGGAGGTTAGGAAGACAATAGAGGCCCTGGATCAGGTGAAAGAATTGCCTGCTAAGGGAGATGTGGAGCCTGGGGAGATTCCGTCCTTGGTTGATTTGGGTCTCAAGAGTTTAGACAGTCTATGCTTCTTTCTAATGTCTATTTGA
- the LOC113725017 gene encoding signal peptide peptidase-like 1, translated as MESLWKLFYLLEPAPLTLILTAIAVTYGSAFRALNYGKEMERNRDLSEASITLDRSQALMIPVMSSCSLLLMFYLFSSVSQLLTAFTAVASASALYFCLSPYAAHVKSQFGLPDPFVSRCCSKSFTRIQGLLVLLCSGVVVAWLVSGHWILNNLLGISLCIAFVSHVRLPNIKICAMLLICLFVYDIFWVFYSERFFGSNVMVSVATQQASNPVHTVANSLSLPGLQLIAKKLELPVKIVFPRNLLGGVVPGNSATDFMMLGLGDMAIPSMLLALVLCFDYRKNRDLSNSLDSSKGFKYIWYALSGYSVGLVTALAAGILTHSPQPALLYLVPSTLGPIIVMSWVRKEFAELWDGSTLNINEKIHTPEP; from the exons ATGGAGTCTTTATGGAAGCTTTTCTATTTGCTGGAACCGGCACCTCTCACTCTTATTCTGACTGCCATAGCCGTGACGTATGGATCTGCTTTTCGAGCTCTGAACTATGGAAAAGAAATGGAGCGAAATCGGGATCTGTCTGAAGCATCAATTACTTTAGACAGGTCCCAGGCCTTGATGATCCCGGTCATGAGCTCTTGCAGTTTGCTTTTGATGTTCTATTTATTCTCTTCTGTCTCCCAACTCCTCACTGCATTCACTGCAGTCGCCTCAGCATCAGCCCTGTACTTTTGCCTATCCCCATATGCTGCTCATGTCAAGTCCCAATTTGGTTTGCCTGACCCATTTGTATCTCGGTGTTGTTCGAAGTCGTTTACCCGGATCCAAGGCCTTCTTGTATTGCTATGCTCAGGTGTTGTAGTAGCATGGCTTGTTTCTGGCCACTGGATATTGAACAATTTGCTGGGAATATCCCTTTGTATTGCTTTTGTGAGCCATGTGCGCCTTCCGAACATCAAGATATGTGCAATGCTTCTCATTTGTTTGTTTGTGTATGATATTTTCTGGGTATTCTATTCAGAGAGATTTTTCGGATCAAATGTTATGGTATCAGTAGCAACACAGCAAGCATCTAATCCTGTACATACTGTGGCCAATAGCTTGAGTCTTCCTGGATTACAGTTGATTGCCAAGAAGCTAGAATTGCCGGTCAAGATTGTCTTTCCGAGGAATCTATTAGGTGGGGTAGTGCCTGGAAACTCTGCTACTGATTTCATGATGCTTGGCCTTGGTGACATG GCTATTCCTTCAATGCTTTTGGCATTAGTTCTTTGTTTTGATTACAGAAAAAACAGGGATTTGTCAAATTCCTTGGATTCGTCAAAGGGGTTTAAATATATTTGGTATGCCCTTTCTGGATATTCAGTTGGACTTGTTACTGCCTTGGCAGCTGGAATTTTAACACACTCACCACAACCAGCACTTTTGTATCTG GTACCATCTACATTGGGTCCCATAATTGTCATGTCTTGGGTGAGAAAGGAGTTTGCCGAACTGTGGGATGGATCAACTCTAAACATTAATGAGAAGATTCATACACCGGAACCATGA
- the LOC113725016 gene encoding cleavage and polyadenylation specificity factor subunit 2-like isoform X2 produces the protein MGTSVQVKPLCGVYNENPLAYLVSVDGFNFLVDCGWNDHFDASLLEPLSRVAPTVDAVLLSHSDTLHLGALPYAMKKLGLSAPVFATEPVYRLGLLTMYDHYLSRKQVSEFDLFTLDDIDSAFQNITRLTYSQNYHISGKGEGIVIAPHVAGHLLGGTVWKITKDGEDVIYAVDFNHRKERHLNGTVLESFVRPAVLITDAYNALNNQPSRRQRDQEFLDAIMKTLRADGNVLLPVDTAGRVLELILILEQFWEQHKLAYPIFFLTYVSSSTIDYVKSFLEWMSDSIAKSFEHTRDNAFLLRHVKLLINKSDLESVPDGPKVVLASMGSLEAGFSHDIFVEWVSDTKNLILFSERGQFGTLARMLQADPPPKAVKVTMSKRVPLVGEELAAYEEEQNRIKKEEALKASLIKEEESKASLRTELPVNDQMVLDANNTHSSSNAIGQRSEAFRDVLIDGFLPPSTSVAPMFPFYDCSSEWDDFGEVINPDDYVTKDVNIDQMLMPVDGELAGKLDEGSVSLILDTTPSKVVSTELTVQVKCSLIYMDFEGRSDGRSIKSILAHVAPLKLVLVHGSAEATEHLKQHCLQHVCPHVYAPQIEETIDVTSDLCAYKVQLSEKLMSNVLFKKLGEYEIAWVDAEVGKTQNGMLSLLPLSSPAPPHKTVLVGDIKMADFKQFLASKGVQVEFAGGALRCGEYVTLRKVGDASQKGGSAAIQQIILEGPLTEEYYKIREYLYSQFYAP, from the exons ATGGGAACGTCGGTGCAGGTGAAGCCACTTTGCGGAGTCTACAATGAAAACCCCCTCGCCTACTTGGTCTCCGTCGACGGCTTTAACTTCCTCGTCGACTGCGGTTGGAACGACCACTTTGATGCCTCTCTTCTGGAGCCCCTCTCCAG GGTGGCTCCAACAGTGGATGCTGTCTTGCTTTCACACTCAGATACTCTTCATCTTGGTGCTTTGCCTTATGCCATGAAGAAACTTGGACTCTCTGCTCCTGTTTTTGCAACGGAACCTGTGTACAGATTAGGCCTATTGACCATGTACGATCACTATCTCTCACGCAAG CAAGTATCCGAGTTTGACTTGTTTACATTGGATGATATCGATTCTGCTTTCCAGAACATTACTAGATTAACCTATTCTCAAAACTATCATATTTCTG GGAAGGGAGAAGGAATAGTTATTGCTCCCCATGTAGCTGGTCATCTATTAGGAGGTACAGTTTGGAAGATTACAAAGGATGGGGAAGATGTTATCTATGCTGTTGACTTCAATCATCGTAAAGAGAG GCATTTGAATGGAACTGTCTTGGAGTCATTTGTTCGTCCAGCAGTCTTAATTACAGATGCCTATAATGCCTTGAACAACCAGCCATCAAGACGTCAAAGAGACCAAGAATTTCTGG ATGCCATTATGAAGACCCTAAGAGCAGATGGAAATGTATTATTACCGGTGGATACTGCTGGTCGAGTATTGGAGCTGATACTAATATTGGAACAG TTCTGGGAACAGCATAAATTGGCCTATCCGATATTCTTCCTCACGTATGTGTCATCTAGCACAATTGATTATGTAAAAAGTTTTCTTGAATGGATGAGTGATTCAATAGCGAAGTCTTTTGAGCACACACGTGACAATGCTTTTCTTTTGAG GCATGTCAAACTTTTAATCAACAAGAGTGATCTTGAAAGTGTTCCAGATGGCCCAAAG GTTGTTCTAGCATCCATGGGCAGTCTAGAAGCTGGTTTTTCACACGATATTTTTGTTGAATGGGTTTCTGATACCAAGAATCTTATACTTTTTTCCGAAAGAGGCCAG TTTGGCACTCTAGCTCGTATGCTTCAAGCTGATCCACCGCCTAAAGCTGTTAAAGTTACTATGTCAAAGAGAGTACCCTTGGTTGGGGAAGAATTAGCTGCTTATGAAGAAGAGCAAAATCGAATAAAAAAGGAGGAAGCTCTTAAAGCTTCTCTTATTAAAGAGGAGGAATCAAAAGCATCTCTTAGGACTGAGCTTCCTGTGAATGACCAGATGGTTCTTGATGCTAACAATACCCATAGTTCCTCAAATG CAATTGGCCAACGTAGTGAGGCTTTCAGGGATGTACTAATTGATGGATTCCTACCTCCTTCAACTAGTGTTGCCCCAATGTTCCCATTCTATGACTGCTCGAGTGAATGGGATGATTTTGGTGAAGTCATCAATCCAGATGATTATGTAACTAAAGATGTCAACATTGATCAGATGCTAATGCCT GTTGATGGAGAATTGGCTGGAAAACTTGATGAAGGATCTGTTAGTTTGATACTTGATACAACACCTTCAAAAGTTGTTTCTACTGAGCTGACG GTCCAAGTAAAGTGTTCTTTGATTTATATGGACTTCGAGGGCCGGTCTGATGGCCGATCAATCAAATCAATTCTAGCCCATGTAGCCCCTCTTAAGTTG GTCCTGGTCCATGGATCAGCAGAAGCCACCGAGCATTTGAAGCAACATTGTTTGCAACATGTTTGTCCTCATGTGTATGCTCCCCAGATTGAGGAGACAATAGATGTCACGTCCGATTTGTGTGCCTATAAG GTTCAACTTTCGGAGAAACTAATGAGTAATGTCCTGTTTAAAAAG CTGGGAGAATATGAAATAGCGTGGGTTGATGCTGAAGTGGGGAAGACACAAAATGGCATGTTATCTTTACTTCCTCTTTCATCTCCTGCTCCACCACATAAAACAGTGCTGGTAGGTGATATTAAAATGGCAGATTTCAAGCAGTTTCTTGCAAGCAAGGGTGTCCAG GTGGAATTTGCTGGTGGAGCATTGCGATGTGGGGAGTATGTAACACTGCGCAAAGTGGGAGATGCAAGCCAAAAG GGTGGTAGTGCTGCTATTCAGCAAATCATTCTTGAAGGCCCCTTGACCGAGGAATACTACAAAATCCGGGAGTATCTGTATTCACAATTTTATGCTCCATAG